A window of Longimicrobium sp. contains these coding sequences:
- a CDS encoding response regulator — MSAPEPPGGRLDETHGERILIAEDDPAAARVLRQMLQQFGYEVSVAGDGEEALRMLEEDGAPDLLLLDWMLPRVSGLEVCHRARARWDPLRLPILMVTAKTDPESVYAAFDAGASDYVAKPFRGAELRARIAAHLRNKRLVDEHRRMEDHLRERDRLSTLGLLAGGVAHDLNNPLAVISAHAQLLLRRAGDEATAGQLREILDAVERCHRIAADLLAFARRQPVERRPVDVGEVVRGTLALTRKDLEASRIRVSADVPEALPLVVADPHQLRQVFLNVVLNAGHALRERGSRLDVSVAVEEGGDALSVRFANDGPPIPSAALPHIFDPFFTTKPEDEGTGLGLAICRRIVQEHGGEITVETGEAGTAFTIRLPVETGAATEG; from the coding sequence GTGAGCGCGCCCGAGCCCCCCGGCGGGCGCCTGGACGAGACGCACGGCGAGCGCATCCTGATCGCCGAGGACGACCCGGCCGCCGCGCGGGTGCTGCGGCAGATGCTGCAGCAGTTCGGCTACGAGGTGAGCGTGGCCGGAGACGGCGAGGAGGCGCTGCGCATGCTGGAGGAGGACGGCGCCCCCGACCTGCTGCTGCTGGACTGGATGCTCCCGCGCGTCTCCGGGCTCGAGGTGTGCCACCGGGCGCGCGCCCGCTGGGACCCGCTGCGCCTGCCGATCCTGATGGTCACCGCCAAGACCGACCCCGAGAGCGTGTACGCGGCGTTCGACGCGGGAGCCAGCGACTACGTGGCCAAGCCGTTCCGCGGGGCGGAGCTCCGGGCCCGCATCGCGGCGCACCTGCGCAACAAGCGGCTGGTGGACGAGCACCGGCGCATGGAGGACCACCTGCGCGAGCGCGACCGGCTCTCCACACTGGGGCTCCTGGCCGGGGGGGTGGCGCACGACCTGAACAACCCGCTGGCGGTGATCTCGGCGCACGCGCAGCTCCTGCTGCGCCGCGCGGGCGACGAGGCCACGGCGGGGCAGCTGCGCGAGATCCTGGACGCGGTCGAGCGCTGCCACCGCATCGCCGCCGATCTGCTGGCCTTCGCGCGGCGCCAGCCGGTGGAGCGCCGCCCGGTGGACGTGGGCGAGGTGGTGCGCGGTACGCTGGCGCTCACCCGCAAGGATCTGGAGGCCTCCCGCATCCGCGTCTCGGCCGACGTGCCCGAGGCGCTGCCCCTCGTCGTCGCCGACCCGCACCAGCTGCGGCAGGTGTTCCTGAACGTGGTGCTGAACGCGGGGCACGCGCTGCGCGAGCGGGGGTCGCGGCTCGACGTGTCGGTGGCGGTGGAGGAGGGCGGCGACGCGCTCTCGGTGCGCTTCGCCAACGACGGCCCGCCGATCCCCTCCGCGGCGCTGCCGCACATCTTCGACCCCTTCTTCACCACCAAGCCCGAGGACGAGGGGACGGGGCTGGGCCTCGCCATCTGCCGCCGCATCGTCCAGGAGCACGGCGGCGAGATCACGGTGGAGACGGGCGAAGCGGGGACGGCGTTCACCATCCGCCTCCCGGTGGAGACGGGCGCCGCGACGGAAGGCTGA